TACAGTAcaataacattaacaccatctTATAGAAGGACAACAGCGTCTTACCTGGAAGCCTCGTCCACTGAGTTGCAAGGGCCCTCTGTGTTCGATAGCTCCAGCTCTGCCTTAGGCTGAGGTTGATTCAGGAAAAGCCAACAGTGATTCATACACCAGACTCCAACAACATGGCGTAACTTTACCTCATAGCTTCCAATAATGTGACAAAATGTGAACTTACATCAGAGCATctatactgaagaaaaatataaatgcaacatgtaacaattttactgagttaaagttcctataaggaaatcagtcaattgaaataaattcattaggccttaatctatgaattttgcatgactgggaatacagatacgcaTCTATTGGTCACACCTTAAaaatgggcctcgggatctcaTCACACCGATGCATTCATGCCATcggtaaaatgcaattgtgtttgttgtcccgaggttatgcctgcccataccataaccccaccacccccaTAGAACACTCTTTTCaaaacgttgacatcagcaaaccgcccACCCATACGACACCATACACGTGGGCTGCGGTTGTGAGTCCGAttggacatactgacaaattctcaaaaactatggtagagaaatgaacaacattatctggcaacagctctggtataCATTCCTGccgtcagcatgtcaattgcacacttcctcaaaacttgagacatcttggcattgtgcagttgtcacaacacaattggcCTTTgtattgtcccaagcacaaggtgcacccgtgtaatggtcatgctgtttaatcagcttcttgatatgccacacccgtcatgtggatggattatcttgacaaaggagaaatgctcactaacagggttttaaactaatttgtgcacaacattttagagaaataagctttttgtgcatatggaaaatgtctgggatctttgaTTTCAACTcgtggaacatgggaccaacactttacatgttacatttatacttttgttcagtgtatCTACAAAACATTATTGAATATAAAAGGTGTATCAgattgtcccaaatggccccctatacatatagctctggtcaaaagtagtgcacaatgagtcctagtcaaaagtagtgcaccatgtagggaatacAGTGCAATTTTGATACCATCGCACTACAAATATCACACTTGATCAAACTAGGGAGGTCACAGCGATATGGATACTGTTGTTGCATCCTGGGTAAACAAACCTCTATGAGAGACTGAAGGACCTCCTGGCGATGCTGTTCCTGAGCTCGGATATGAGTGGCTTGCTAGGGGACAAACACCCACAGTCAGATGTCACCATGGCTAGAACAGAGTTCTCACATTCACAGTATGGACCAGTATTAATAACACATCTCAGAGTCCCTAGTGCCTTTccaggatcagtttagccttttacgTCAATGAATAAGAGGCAAGACCTGATCCTAGGTCAGTATACCTACTTTACGCTTTGTGAATGTGGCCCTTACTTTTTCCTCTAGAAAGTCATACAATGCAATTATATCACTCTTTAAAAGTAATTCTGAGTTATTTCATGCCTACCTGCTTGATAAGCCCATCCTCCTTATCCTCAAATGAGCCTAAAGCTTTTGCCACCTCCGTTTTAAatctaaaataaaaacaaaaaggtTGAGGCATATTACACATTTTCCAAAGCGAACTTGTAGGCTAAAACAACTTTCAGCAAACGGTAGAGGAGTTCTTACCTCTCCATTTCATTTTCTGTGAATATAAACTTGTCCCTCAGTTTGGGATCAGCTTTACTCCACTTTTTAAATATATCTAGTCCTACCTGCATACTtttcacacctaggaacctcccttctacacactgctacctggcatgaggactccttgctgtccccagtccacctggccgtgctgatgctacagtttcaactgttctgcctatggctatggaatcctgacttgttcaccggacgtgctacctgtcccagacctgctgttttcaactctctagagacagcagtagtggtagagatactcttaatgatcggctatgaaaagccaactgacatttactcctgaggtgctgacttggtgcaccctcgacaactactgtgattattattatttgaccatgctgatcatttatgaacatcttggccatgatctgttacaatctccacctggcacagccagaagaggactggccacccctcatagcctggttcctctctaggtttcttcctaggttttggcctttatagggagtttttcctaaccaccgtgcttctacacctgccttgcttgctgtttggggttttaggctgggtttctgtacagcactttgagatatcagctgatgtatgaagggctatataaatacatttgatttgatttattatacAGGGTGCATTTTGAAAAGCGACCTAGGTCCTAATATGTcttccctgtcaaaataaaggttaaacaagaGAATTATTACAACTGTTTTACAACCAATATATTTGCCATGGCTTTGAGATATGGAGTAGCGATCACACTAAAAGTGCACCGGCCATTGTGATGGGATACAGTAGGTCTCATGGGTCGTACCCTACAACTACAAAGTTTTTTAGGAACTTCAATTTACTGTTGGATGAATACTTAACTACTACCAGCAGTAGGTCCTGGGACAATAGATTTGACTCTGAATGACaacaatgatgtttgtttccaacattagagctgttttcctaaagaagttcaatctgcttcatgttttgtttccttgctaTGATACTAACGAGTATCGCGATACTCGTATTGTCCCGACCCAAACTAACGGTAGAGGAGTTCTTACCTCTCCATTTCATTTTCTGTGATTATAAACTTGTCCCTCAGTTTGGGATCAGCTTTGTTCTCCCACCAGAATGTGTGGGTGCCCTTCCTGTGGTCAGGCCTGAAATGACAATTGACCCCTGAGAAATATGCCAAACCACATTTTTACAAGCACATTGGTCAATAATAATGCCAGCCATCAGAAAAGTCCATTAATTAATAGAGAAAAGCAAATAAAACTGCGTGAAAGCGTCCCATCTTTATATTAACATGAACATTAATTACATTAGTTAGTACTGTATCTTACCTGGCCATGTGTTCCAACAAGCCCCCGAACAACACAGTGATGTCGCCATCAGTGACGTCTCTCTCCACCTCGAGGCCGCAGCAGTAACACCAACATTTGCGTTTGTGCTGAGTGCAATCGAACCTCTCCACCTGGGGATTTTTTATCGTTCGACGCGCCTCTTTCACCTGTAAAACACAGGCATGTCTTTCAGGAATAGTTTATATGATTTGCATGTTATTGAGCAGGATACACACATTTGTAGTAGCTAGacgtagctaacgttagctagctggctatgctGGTATTGATGAGGCAGGCAGTTGCCAATTTTACCTTCTCAAGGAATTTAACAAGGACCACTTTGAGTTTGCTCTGGTGACTTTTCCCGAAGATGTGTGCTTTTCCGGAGAAAGATGTTTGCCTACATATCGCACAGTAAAATGCACCCATTTTCGACACGTCCCTTTGTTTTCTAGACGTTAGACCAACTCCATCCCCAAAATACGCATTGATCTGAAGATGCAGGGTTGTTTAtctggctggctagctagattACGTTACTGTAGCTTATTTGCTAACCGAGCTCTCCCTGCCCTGTCTCGTGCAATATATTGCGTCTATTTATCATACATTGATCGATAAGGTGCAATTGCACACCATTCTCTTACTAAAATATTTAGTTACAATAGCTTTTGTAAGAACTAGTGTGTACACAAAATGCTAATTTAGACCGTTGTATCACTTCCGTGTCAAGTTGTCGTTGAACTTCGTTCTTCTTCGATAaggtttaacggcggttggcatccaataaatgttgcattaccgccacttaCTAGACTGGAGTATACCTCCCTTTACACTAGAAAAAATGCAACAAACACCCTACCATCTAATCCTACACTCACAAAAaacccaccaccctactccactttTTAAATATATCTAGTCCTACCTGCATACTtttcacacctaggaacctcccttctacacactgctgccatatgCCCaaaagcttgacacctgtaacaacaTAATGTATTCAGCACCAAAGCTTGTACAGTATAACATATATACCCAAACATCTCTTTCTTGGAcaaagactcaacatcaaaagaACAGATAACATCAAAATAACAGATAATAACTTGTGTTTCCCCACTCACAACTTAAAAATAATTTGCCCATGTTATAGTAGAAAATCATCAAAACACATTCATCATTATATGCTATTTTTTTATCTTAATAtttctgattaaacagcatgataattacacaggtgcaccttgtgctagagacaaaaggccactctaaaatgtgcagttttgtcacaacataatgccacagatgtctcaagttttgagggcatatgaaattggcatgctgactgcagtaatGTCCACTAGACCTGTTGCcagatagagaaattaacattaaattaccATTAGCCACCTTCAATGTGATTTTTAGAGAactttggcagtatgtccaaccggcctctcaaccgcagaccatgtgtaaccccactagcctaggacctccacatccggcttcttcaccagcGGGAGCGTCTGAAAACAGCCACCCggatagctgatgaaactgaggactaTTTCTGTATGAATAATGCACTTGTGGGGAAAAACGAATTCTGAAtgtctgggcctggctcccaagtgggtgggcctatgccctagctgcacccctgcccagtcgtgaaatccatagattagggccaaagaATTTATTTCAATAGGCTGATTTCCTTATAAGAAATAGttccatgttgtgtttatatttttggtcagtgtATATATTGTGTTTAATGTGCATTTTATATTTGTCACATCTAGTCCCACTCCTCCCCTCTGGCGTTCGCCTGCgattcatcattacacacacttGGCATCTATCATTATATGCACCTGCACATCATcatgaggcacacctggactccattacctcacttattacctcctctatatctggCACTCCCTTAGGTTCCTTCCCCAGTCAGTATTGATCCTGTGTTTATGCAAAGATGCTACTGTTATGTTGTTTTGGTCcatgtttgttgttttattaaacggTTCAGCTGCTTCTTGACAAAGTGTCTTTGTTACAATAGCTCCACAATTAAATAGGGTGCaggcctgccagcttagtggagtctgccactagcacagtcagtgtagtcagctcagctatccccattgagaccgtacCTGTGCCTCGAccgaggttgggcaaaactaaacatggtggtgttcgcCTGAGCAAtatcactaggataaagacctcttccattcctgtcattattgaaagagattgtgatacctcacatctcgaaatagggctacttaatgttagatccctcacttccaaggcagttatagtcaatgaactaatcactgatcataatcttgatgtgattggtctgACTGAAACATGACTTAAGCCTGATgtatttactgtgttaaatgaggcctcacctcctggttacactagtgaccatatcccccgtgcatcctgcaaaggcggaggtgttgctaacatttacgatagcaaatttcaatttacaaaaaaaagatgttttcgtcttttgagcttcgagtcgtgaaatctatgcagcctactcaatcattttttatagctactgtttacaggcctcctgggccatatacagcgttcctcattgagttccctgaattcctatcggaccttgtagtcatagcagataatattcaaatttttggtgactttaatattcacatggaaaagtccaaaaacccactccaaaaggctttcggagccatcatcgactcagtgggttttgtccaacatgtctctggccctactcactgtcacagtcatactctggacctagttttgtcccatggaataaatattgtggatcttaatgtttttcctcataatcctggactatcggaccaccattttattacgtttgcaattgcaacaaataatctgctcagacccaaaccaaggagcatcaaaagtcgtgctataaattcacagacaacccaaagattccttgatgcccttccagactccttcTGCCTACCCAAgaacgtcagaggacaaaaatcagttgaccacctaactgaggaactcaatttaaccttgtgcaataccctagatgcagttgcacccctaaaaactaaaaacatttctcaaaagaaactagctccctggtacacagaaaatacccaagctctgaagcaagcttccagaaaattggaacggaaatggcgccacaccaaactggaagtcttccgacatGCTtcgaaagacagtaccgtgcagtatcgaagagccctcattgcggctcgatcatcctatttttccaacttaattgaggaaaataagaagaATCCGAAATTTCTTTCTGATACAAAGCTCACTAAAAAGCAACATTCCCCAAGTGagaatggctttcacttcagcggtaataaattcatgaacttctttgaggaaaagatcatgattattagaaagcaaattacggactcatctttaaatctgcgtattccttcaaagctcagttgtcctgagtctgcacaactctgccaggacctaggatgaagagagacactcaagtgtttaagtaccatatctcttgacacaatgatgaaaatgatcatggcctctaaaccttcaagctgcatactggaccctattccaactaaactactgaaagagctgcttcctgtgcttggccctcctatgttgaacataataagcggctctctatccaccggatgtgtatcaaactcactaaaagtggcagtaataaagcctctcttgaaaaagccaaaccttgacccagaaaatataaaaaacgatTGGCCTTtattgaatcttccattcctcaaagattttagaaaaggctgttgcgcagcaactcactgccttcctgaagacaaacaatgtatacaaaattcttcatcatagcactgagactgcacttgtgaaggtggtaaatgaccttttaatggcatcagaccgaggctctgcatctgtccttgtgctcctagaccttagtgctgcttttgataccatcgatcaccacattcttttgcagagattggaaacccaaattcgtctacacggacaagttctggcctggtttagatcttatctgtcggaaagatataagcttgtctctgtgaatggtttgtcctctgataaatcaactgtaaatttcggggGTTCCTCAAGGTtcagttttaggaccactattgttttcactatatattttacctcttgggaatgtcattcgaaaacataatgttaactttcactgctatgcggatgacacacagctatacatttcaatgaaacatggtgaagccccaaaattgccctcgctagaagtctgtgtttcagacataaggaagtgaatggctgcaaacgttctacttttaaactcggactaaacagagatgcttgttctaggtcccaagaaacaaagagatcttctgttgaatctgacaattaatcttaatggttgtacagtcgtctcaaataaaactgtgaaggaccttggcgctactctggaccctgatctctcttttgacgaacatatgaAGACTGTTTCAagaacagcttttttccatctacgtaacattgcaaaaatcagaaactttatgtccaaaaatgatgcagaaaaattattctatgcttttgttacttctaggttagactactgcaatgctctactttccggctacccggataaagcactaaataaacttcggctagtgctaaatacggctgctagaatcctgactagaactttaaaaaatgatcatattactccagtgctagcctccctacactggcttcctgttaaggcaagggctgatttcaaggttttactgctaacctacaaagcattacatgggcttgctcctacctacctctctgatttggtcctgccgtacatacctacacgtacgctatggtcacaagacgcaggcctcctaattgtccctagaatttctaagcaaacagctgcaGGCAGTGCTTTTtcctccatttttatggaatggtctgcctacgcATGTTTgagacgcagactctgtctcaacctttaagtctttactgaagactcatctcttcagggGGTCATattattgagtgtagtctggcccaggagtgtgaaggtgaacggaaaggctttggagcaacgaaccgcccttgctgtctctgcctggccggttaccctctttccactgggatcatctgcctctaaccctattacaggggctgagtcactggcttactggtgctcttccatgccttccctag
Above is a genomic segment from Oncorhynchus masou masou isolate Uvic2021 chromosome 12, UVic_Omas_1.1, whole genome shotgun sequence containing:
- the cenatac gene encoding coiled-coil domain-containing protein 84 isoform X1, with the protein product MGAFYCAICRQTSFSGKAHIFGKSHQSKLKVVLVKFLEKVKEARRTIKNPQVERFDCTQHKRKCWCYCCGLEVERDVTDGDITVLFGGLLEHMARPDHRKGTHTFWWENKADPKLRDKFIITENEMERFKTEVAKALGSFEDKEDGLIKQQATHIRAQEQHRQEVLQSLIEPKAELELSNTEGPCNSVDEASSSSHFRAPGSDEQARSGRVDQMVARQWAGPGQGLTFIGYQDSSNSGNVHTGAIPPWLQEDPNEGRSGTMEQAIGPSLQDFLKQKEQEKLKKLPPNRVGANFDHSSQTDANWLPSFGRVWNSGRRWQSRHQFREEEGQTNRHKRKRDQGAEGTKKPNRLTSDYSMHCT
- the cenatac gene encoding coiled-coil domain-containing protein 84 isoform X2 is translated as MGAFYCAICRQTSFSGKAHIFGKSHQSKLKVVLVKFLEKVKEARRTIKNPQVERFDCTQHKRKCWCYCCGLEVERDVTDGDITVLFGGLLEHMARPDHRKGTHTFWWENKADPKLRDKFIITENEMERFKTEVAKALGSFEDKEDGLIKQQATHIRAQEQHRQEVLQSLIEPKAELELSNTEGPCNSVDEASSSHFRAPGSDEQARSGRVDQMVARQWAGPGQGLTFIGYQDSSNSGNVHTGAIPPWLQEDPNEGRSGTMEQAIGPSLQDFLKQKEQEKLKKLPPNRVGANFDHSSQTDANWLPSFGRVWNSGRRWQSRHQFREEEGQTNRHKRKRDQGAEGTKKPNRLTSDYSMHCT